taatgttaataaaCATCTGTGTTGATTCAACTAATCAGACGAAATTGtgactaataataattgaagcctaaaaaaaaactttcactaaaatatttaataaagttattatatttttttttttttttggtaaataaatgtaagctatttaaaaagttataaaataaatttcaaaatttgattaaatatttttcaacacgagtggttattaataaaaaaattgataagattagctttttatttttagtagatAAATTGATGGagctgttttaaaatattttcattctatacattagaaaaaaaaagtaaaaaatttttttttaaatccaggtatttaattgaaataataatttattttattttatgattaatgattttaaaaaattttatttataataaaaatatttatttaaattatgtaagAGTAACGAGAAACAGTGTGCTAAATTATTGAACACtcagataaaatatatgaacgataatttttattttatgataaattttacggGGTCAATGTACCTGTACGTCAACCAggttttttctatatttactttcacctatatttatatatttgacatacatatgtatttatgtatatataatatagttacATGAATCTTGTCTATTAATCAAAACGAGCAACCGCAGTCACTGCGTGACTGTTCGAGTATcatgacaaaatttattaaatattatttaaatttaattatttattcaagcCTTACCAATTGACCctcagatacttttttttttatttttcttctataATAACATAGCAGATAATAGATTATTGGTCAGTCAAAATAATGAACACAgacaacaatttaaaatttttatttaattatagattaGATTAGATACTAATTATTACGTTGTATTTAAGccagacaaaaaaattttatttcatatgtatatacatattatgtatattattaagagaataaggaaaattttgttccacCGATATCTTTATGATGGTATTAGTTAGTGTTACTAAATTTAGTATCGTTGTAAAAGTCTTGAGTTGAATTGTTGCCTTTTCGTCACTTCAtctctttattattttcaagtatTGATATGCATCAATTTATCTACATCATTGGCAACACATTTGaattaagtacaaaaaaaaacgacgatcgtatttatttcctttaaataaattaatattttagttatataTTGTCTCTGaatatacatagatattatttatattactaaaagataataagaaatatttatagtgTATTTCTTATTATCTCTATGTGTATTAAGTCTATCTACCGTCTATCATACGGTAATatatcaatcaatcaatcaatagATAAAAGAAAAGTGTATGTTTGTATGTCCAGTCTTTTTTCCATAACCACCCACTGCCACACACTCATGGTTGCACTGGTAGATAGCTCTTGGCCTGCACTTGCAAGTAAGGGAGTTTGGTTATGGTGGGAGGATATGGATGGTAAAAATGTGTGATGAGATACTTCTATCCTTTACTCATACATTGTATGGCTAACATAAACTAGAGATTGTCCTGAATGACGTTAAGTGCGTTTGTAAGTGACAATGTTAAGAACTTTTCTAGAATATTCTAAATTCTTCCAGAATGTtcaatcaatcaataaaaatttctctgcgTGTACCCCCAAAAGCtacgtaaattttcaaatcgatcTATTGAACTATTTATCCGGACCGATTGATCAAAGCTtcacaaaacaattaaaggaacaagtgttgttcctttaattgtgtaattatcatcaaaataaaaaaatgatttttttttttcgacttttctTACATCATTGGGTATTACTTACCCAGTAAATGTAAGGTaaagagaaacaaaaaaattgggctttttttttttttacgaaatttcatgaaaaaaaagtcctgaatagtttttttttaagttttaaatacttcaAAATTGGATACTTACATTCTTTTGGCAAACtgtcaaaatttaatagttttattattattattattattattattattattattattattattattattattattattattattattattattattattattattatcttcaattgtacttgaaatattaaaaaaaaaaaaaaaaaatacattagacgattaataaaaaaaatttgatcgtgtgtaaatttttttgagagtTTCATGATTCTATCGAAATCAATAAAACACTATTTATTTAAGCataatcttttaaattaaaaaatatgattaacTGAgtcattaaaaagtaataagaaaaaaaatgataaaatgtcACAATCAATTTTATAGCAAACGTATTTTTCGTTGTTATGACGTTTGAGCACTCAagttaaatattgaaaaataaatattttttttttctgtcaaaaaattgCATGGCAACTCAAATACCTCAAACATCAACATACTTTTAACCTCGAGAATGGTCTATCATTATaatgcaattattttattttaaagcgGAAGTTGGAAGTAACATCCGTACCGGAAACTATTTATCTTCATTGATATCCCAAAATacttagatattttttattataaacaaattcatTACCATCAACAttgaacataaatttttgattcctCGTATATCTTGTCATCGAAAGAGCACATGTATCTATTAACATActtatctaaatttaaaaaatatatattttctcatCATATTTCTTATGAAAACTAACTACTACCTTGAAACATTATTGTGCAATGAAAACTCGAAGTAAATGAATTATTGTGGccatattattgttataaacgCGAATCACTCTTGCgtttcgataattattaataataataataataataataataatatttgaattgaatcAAAAACTTGTTTCGTTCTTCTGATAAATAtactgaattattattattatttatttatttatttatttatttatatatttatgtgtatattAGGGTAgcttaaaaatgatttttatatttttttttcgctcttACTCTTTGAAAAGTTACTTAGACCATAATTAAAGCTTAAAGAGACgattgagaaataaaaaaactttcattgagatattaaataaatcgaatggtgctttttttcaaatttttaacttccaactaaaaaaattgaaaattttcaaaaaaaaaaatgaagttattggtttcggtccgatttttaaaaatcgaatttctatcagatcttgacgttttgatgttctaggaagctattctgactaatttcaagatgatgtcagactgtatgtatgtgtgtatgtacgtGCGTAcatgtcattcgacgcggcttgttaatATCCAAAAGCcgtaaaaaattgagcttgatcggtcaAGTGCGTTcgaagatattccaaaaataaaatttttttaaaaatgtttttttgagATAACCTTtaatgtgctcgatggatCGATTCccaaatctaatcagctctaaaacttgaTAAGCCACGTCGAGTGCCaccttaattataaaaatcggttcattcgttcaagagaaaccgttgtcgaaagaattggttttttaatattctcaaaatttttagatttcttGCGCGACttcttaaatttatgtttttgaaCTCAAacgcatgaaaaaataaactttaaaaattagtgttagAAATTATAACCCGGAACTTGGATGTCAATATaaggaattttaaaattccaaacaataaattttataatacgtgACATAAATTGTTAATGTTTAAGttaggatttttaaaattaaaatattcatttttcctgcatagacaataaattttatgtacttGAAGATCAGAACATTTTTCGCGGAgcgaaagtaaaaaaactaaattaaaagtaaaaaatctactggatctAGACTCCTGAAATGTTTCACACCCAGCCGAAAATTCTAGGCCACCCCCAACTACCCGTAAAGTCActtttaaagtcaaattttataaatttttttcaatttcactgcgcgaaaaacgttccaatcttcaggtacattaaattttaatatttatcctataattatttacgtttcaattataaattaaagaataaatatgtaggataatagtatttattgatcaatttatcattatattacttgtCGTTTCTCAACTtacataattcatttttttccgtgtagagaatttgttttttttttttaccatacactaacttttcaaaaactgagagcgaaaaaaaattcaaattgtctTTTAAGCCACTTTAacgtatatatgtgtatatatataatgagtAATGacaatttaacatttaatatgCTTAGTTTGATCATGTACTCATTTAATTCAGCCCGTTACGTCTTCATGCACACTCGATTTCCTAGAATGTTCATTCAATGTCTCTCTTTAAGTTATTTCCCAACATTTTATGATCCTTGAGCTGTATTCAATCAAAACCAGTCAACTGTTACCATGTTACCATTTtccataataaattaataatatttattttatttaacttatattacatttaacatgtagatttatattttgttcaaTTGATGGTTGATATTAAGTATCGATTAACAGTATTGATAGCCACAagcattcaaatatatattaatgtaatGAGGAAAGATATATATCACGACCACGTGTTCACTATCAGAGACAGCGAGTAAAGTTACGTGCGTTCCGTACTCTCTGGAAAACCGGTTTCAGTCGCTCCTGTCACAGTTTTACTGCATTTAAACACAGCTTATTGAAATTCTTTAACACTACTCTTACCTACAATACCACCATCAAATATCTTTACATATATGTGTTTTATGCATCTATATACAAGAgtattaacacaaaaatatcattcatgtacttatattaattattgatgacTAAACCATCCgtctaataatattgatatccAATAGTTCAACaatcacaaataaaatatttaatttatacatttataaaacataaaaaattaacaattttatttatattttgacgcGTGACACTACAGTTGATCTCTCAACCGAATatccaacaattttttattaattgttattacagTCAATCGGTCAATAACCAATTGATCCGTACAATGATCTCTCTTTTTATTGTCACtttggaaagaaaaaaaaatatcttattatCATGTTATTCcgactttaataattaaataaattaagtggaacaaattcaaattagttAAGTGATAAATGAGGTCTTgtaagacaaaaaaaacaacttaattttttatgaaacaaaTACTATAGATACAACAGCAATAGCAAAAAAGTAGCGCGTTTACAAGACACGATCGGCCTTGGTACGCGACACGCATCCAACtcatcttcatttttttattattcttactcTTCTTGTTCAATCATGTAGGTCATACAAACAGATGGATCGTACGTCGaacttagtaatttttactcgtaatataatttcattttttttctttcatatttaTGACTtgtaattcataataattttctaacgtgatagaataatttaatttttactgaaattaatTCACTCATAATCCGATGaatcatgtaattttttttttgagcatttatatcatttgataatggcaaaaaaattaatgtaccataatttttttttttttgcttacaCTAATGATAAGAGAAATCCTCagtatataattcatatatacgctttgtaataatttacaaagcttatctaattttttttttcttaccttatgtctaagttttcttgaTAGTACACTTTAATATCATACatccaaataaaaatataagataattaaatttattttacaactaagtaattgtcttattaattttttttttaattatttgttttagaataaacataaatcaaataaaaataattcaaatgataCGAATTCAAATAGCGGCAGTACGGCCGCGTCAacgaatgaaaataattcaaaagatgagaaaataaacaataatcaaCAGCGAGAAAATGGACGCAGTGatattgataataacaatgataatttaattacaagtgAAACTGGAAGTGATGCAACAGAACAGCACCTAAGCACGGGGAACGGAAATGTATCAGCGACTAAAGAAAGTCTTAATCTCAAAATGAGTGCCAAGGAATTACGCGCTAAATTGGCGGCacgtaaaaaatatgatcCGAAAAAAGAAACACTTGGATTCAaagataaatttgatattgtaCAAAAATTGTAGTATTAAACTACACATTTTGTTGTCTTCGTCGTAAGCAAATATAATACAGataaagttgaaaattaaaaaaaaaattttttagtgtaatcaatgaaattaatgttgttttaattttcatttgtaaattaataaatattcttgtttcgattaaaattaaatgtttgaataaattctcATGTAATATAgatcattgaattttttattatgttaaaaaataaaaaacaaaaatattcaataaatataactaattattttattattcctttttactttaatttaaaatatttgattggGATCAATGCTCCAAACGCCCGTAAGTTGAGAATATAAtagtactatttttatttcattcaattcTTTAGGGTCTTTTCTTGAAATATATCTATTAATTTACGCTCAATAAGGGAGCATGGGGTCGCCCCGGTCATTTGAGAAATAACcttttgcaatttttcaaattatctttattagATCATAAAACAGACATTATCTTATTTTATGGAATCTAGAGAACCAAAGACActtaaaactgaaaatttacaagtaaggagaaatatttgatgaattaaaacaattttaagttGAGTGATAGGGTGACCCAGCGTGTCGAGTTGCCTCGGTCATTCGGCGGGTCATCCTGgtcactattaattttaaattaaaaattaagaatccAAAGTCATAATgctgaaatttcatgaaattaaaactttattttgtcGTTGAACGACGTTCGGAAAAGGGTACCCGACCAGAAGAATAAaccttgaaaatttgaattcagaAAATGTAaagtttgttaaattttaacctacagtaaattatattttaaaaattttaattcgtgTCAGTTATATTATAGAATAACACACAAACCCGAATGGCAAATAATCACCTATTCACATTCAGCATCAAGAATCTCAGAACTCACATCAACCCGCAAGAACCATTTAGCAACTTAAATGAACCTGAGAACTTGATTCACATCTTTCTGCGATGTCCGATATATAAACCCTACAGAGATCATTTTGTAACACCCTTATTGAACCAACGATTTACTGATCCCTCGGATATACTTTTTTCCTATTAAGCGATTTCTCATCGGCCACAATCAAATCCCTATTTTTATTCGCTACTCGGGCTTTAAAATTGAGAGCTTTTTGTCAAGGTCAATAACATTATCTAATTATATTCTCTGGCTAGCGGTTATATTGACACCAAGTTATATCTAATTAATCATCCAGTTATTgacagtaatatttttatgtgtatataataaattgatatctaTATATGACTTATGTATCTATGTAACGCCTTTTATGTATTGATATAGGTAATTCCTTATgagcaattattttaatcaataaaaattaaaaaaatataagcataacaattttctgaataaaaaaaagaaattatatttattataaattttatttattcaaataatatctatatattttcatttaaaattaagatttcaatttatatatattttactattgcaaatataaaaattaatctaattcTATAACCACATTTTTCCCATGACCAAGTTTACAAAGTatgattcaataaatttatttattcaaagttcaaattacgaaaaataaaagtgactAGGTTGTCAGATAGATAACTTCGACAATGGCTactattcgaaaaaaataatgatgttCAAATGCCCGACTGCTTATTCATACCGAGTTTAGGCGCAttaatgttataaatttttttttttttttttttttttaattaaaaaaaaaattacttagattaaaatttttttacgataaactataaaataaaaataattatataaataatataaagttttttacgaTAAATAATACGAAGAGAAAATTTCTATTGTCCCAGGTATGTAAAACTTTAACGACTTAAATTGAGCAATGCGATAACGTAAGATCGACTTGATAAATCTTAATTGCTGAAAGTTAcacacaataatttatatatagctACAAACACCGTATTAAACTTACTAATTGTACTCAGTacaataaatctatttttttcctatcaactataaaataacattaattcttataaataaaaaataaaattaattaatcaaatcaatataaatacttttcatgatatattttttttttatcaagattCAGTGTTTTTACACAGAGTAAGATCTGCAGATAATAAAGAATCATTGCCACTTTAATTAAGTCCTTTAGCAGCAAGTCTCTTATCACGTTCTTCAGCGATAGAGAGCTTGATACCTTTGCCTCTGGGTAAACTGACGTATGGCTTAACACCTTTTCCAATTATGAAGACGTTGTTTAatctagaaaaataaaataaataaagaaaccactaataataactattttataattctataacatcattaaagtaataacaataaaactaattaagtagaaataataatgtacCTCGTAGCAAAAGTGTGTCCTTGAGCATCTTTGATATGACAAATATCAAATGATCCAGGATGACGTTCACGGCTGACAACTGTACCAACACGGCCCAAATTTCTACCTCCGGTAATCATACACAAATTACCAGGTTCAAAACGAATTGAATCGAGGATTTTACTGCTAGCGATATCCAACTGAATTGTGTCATTAACTTTTATAACTGGGTCTGGATAACGAATGGTACGACCATCGTGTGTTACTAAAAATGGAATACCTTTTGGTCCAGTTTGAACTCGACGCACTTTGCATAATTTGTATTTAGCTTCCTCAGGAGTAATTCTGTGGACAGCAAAACGTCCCTTGACGTCGTaaataaatcgaaaatattCACCAGTTTTCTCGATGGAAATAACGTCTAAAAcaattaaactatttattaataaaaaatatattttctataaaataataataacaataaaagtgTACTCTTTTAGGGtaatactgaaaaaatattagactTAACCAGTGACCAAAAaaagagtttatttattattggcTTACTTTTGACTACAacattttatggaaaaaaaggTCATAGCTTCGATAAAGCCAATGATTTAGTTATTAGTAAAACTTACCCATGAAACCAGACGGGTAATTGATGTCAGTGCGAACTTTGCCATCAATTTTGATCAAACGCTGCATGACGATTTTAGTAGCTTCGGAATTGGTCAAAGCATACTTCAGTCTGTTACGTAGGAAAATAACCAGAGGAAGACACTCCCTTAGCTTGTGGGGTCCGGTTGATGGACGGGGTGCGAAGACACCACCCAACTTGTCTAACATCCATGCTTTCGGTGCGTGTAAACGCTTGAGATGCTTTTTGGGCCCACGAGcctgtcaaataattttttttaaaattattgttatgaatTCTTGTAAACttcatttaatgatttttggatttttcaaGGATCACTTGAAAactgatagtaaaaaatatatgatttgttgtttatttcaattcgaGGTTAGAGATGAGTAAAcgagtataattttaaattaaaaataattgtagttaTAATtgttaaagataaataatgaaatgaaaagataattttaaatgtaccGGATGTTATGTATGAAGAATAGTTGttgttttataagtaattatcgAGATGTGGACGGATTTAATGACGGTAAAAAGCACACTACTCACCATTTTGCAGCTGAGAGAGAAAAGGAAAAGAATTTATGATGGCTGGGTCTAGTATTGATGGAATGAGAACTAGATTCTAGCGCCATGCTTTgtcaatgtatttaaaaattcgcgccatcgttattattatttttgtttttttctttaataataatagtaaaatatttttgttatttaatttacttttatttattattaattttattttaaattttttagtctatcaggtttaaattgaaaatatattaaaggGATAATTTAAGacctttgtttaattttcgtAACGATAACGGATAggttgagaaaatttaattaaaaatagaaatacacGTTAtaacgtatatatattttttatatatactacaAGCTATAAAGATTATTGTACTTTTATTGTCCGAACAGTCATAATTCTCAAAAGTTAATTCTTGACATTAgaatgtaacttttttttttgttatcaataagataattaaaaaaaaatcatgattaattaaaagtgaaattaatggttgcttttttaaattatactatttaaatttaacaatgtgaaaataaatattcaaatagctaattttttttttttcttaaaattctagaaataaatgttaaaagtttattgaaaCGCTATTtactgtaattataaataaagaaaatgattaaatgaatgatttaaatttaaaataaattatcgatgAACAATAGTAATTTATCTTGTTTTTACAAGAgcaagttaatttaattaaagtagtATTGTCGGTTTTAGAATTAccgttgaaaatttaattaaatttggcATATTAGTagataataattagaaaatcgATCTAATGGAATTTTTAGAACTACCTTGATTAAGAaagattatttgaaatgattcaaaacactttgaaataattgcatggattaaattatttttcttaatcagagTACAGagtattagtaaaatttttattttcatacatttaaCATTGCGTTTCATGATAAATTACTGgtttcattgaatttattgattcttcacagcttttcaaaaattcaattaaatcacTTTCATAGCATTATCCACTGATGTgcacaattttattaaattctgaaCAGTAATTCTAAAACCGATAATACTACCTTACATAACTAaacagtataaaaaataaaaaaaataattacaatattatttatttctataaaacgtCACTGAGCAGCAAATAGaatattaatgtataattttttggctCTAGAATTGTCTTAAATAAGAATTTACTGGTGATCTTTAATGAAGTAAGTTTTTGAATCAATATGTAACACGGGATGAAACATGACTCCAGATTGCCGCTGTTGTCAGCTTTTGCCGACGGCTCAGGCAGCTTACTTCACTCTCGTCTGATACcgttttgtttcatctctTGACATACAATGTACTACTATTTCGTTCGATAGAACTATAAAATCAATgacgtatttaaataattattggttTTCGTCTGCCTAATTTCAGAACATAGTaaggaacaaattttttaaaattgattttttagtatttttagttccagtGGAGTCTTCTGGACAGATTcaatacatattaaaaaaaaattatttttgtcagaTACTGTGTTTAGAAATTGGGCAGCCATGCGCATCAtgaaaatgatatattttgtgGGAAAAAGTATCAGTTTTCAGAAAAAACTATCAAAGTAAATGTATTAAGCGCCGTAATCATAAAAGTTGTTTTTTCTACTTTAATCGAATTTTGAAGAATCttttgtaacttaaaataaaaaatggatattttcatagaaaagctgaaaatttttcctataaaaaactattatgtgctaatttcaaaaaaaaatttctgcttaaaaaaaattaatgaaaaagttgaaaagaataactttttaaatattaaaaaaatcataactttgaaacagctttatattaagggctcaaatttCCAGAGAATTTGTTTTTGATTATATAGAACTGCTCCACAAAGTTTGAACCAAATCGACGAGGGTCGCCccttaaaaataactttatttggtggaatgacTCATATATATAGAACTTTATTTTaggaaatcaatttttatacctttttttatatgaactgattttttttcgattatttattcatgACTTATGTCTGAGTagatgtttaaaaattcaaaagtttatttcaCAGTGATTCGAAAAAAGGGCGAAGATTAATGACGGTGATATTATACTTTTCTAAATCATaagtataatgaaaatttatttcctttcaAAGGCAATTAATTTCTC
The sequence above is drawn from the Microplitis demolitor isolate Queensland-Clemson2020A chromosome 3, iyMicDemo2.1a, whole genome shotgun sequence genome and encodes:
- the LOC103575998 gene encoding 40S ribosomal protein S4 isoform X1, whose amino-acid sequence is MARGPKKHLKRLHAPKAWMLDKLGGVFAPRPSTGPHKLRECLPLVIFLRNRLKYALTNSEATKIVMQRLIKIDGKVRTDINYPSGFMDVISIEKTGEYFRFIYDVKGRFAVHRITPEEAKYKLCKVRRVQTGPKGIPFLVTHDGRTIRYPDPVIKVNDTIQLDIASSKILDSIRFEPGNLCMITGGRNLGRVGTVVSRERHPGSFDICHIKDAQGHTFATRLNNVFIIGKGVKPYVSLPRGKGIKLSIAEERDKRLAAKGLN
- the LOC103575998 gene encoding 40S ribosomal protein S4 isoform X2 — its product is MLDKLGGVFAPRPSTGPHKLRECLPLVIFLRNRLKYALTNSEATKIVMQRLIKIDGKVRTDINYPSGFMDVISIEKTGEYFRFIYDVKGRFAVHRITPEEAKYKLCKVRRVQTGPKGIPFLVTHDGRTIRYPDPVIKVNDTIQLDIASSKILDSIRFEPGNLCMITGGRNLGRVGTVVSRERHPGSFDICHIKDAQGHTFATRLNNVFIIGKGVKPYVSLPRGKGIKLSIAEERDKRLAAKGLN